CGTGGCCGCCCTGGCCGAGGCGCTGGCCGCGGCCAAGGCCGAGACCTCCCGCCCGTCGATGATCGCGATGCGGACGATCATCGCCTGGCCGGCCCCGGACGCCCAGAACACCGCGAAGGCGCACGGCTCCGCGCTCGGCGCCGCCGAGATCGCCGCCACCAAGAAGGTCCTGGGCTTCGACCCGGAGAAGACCTTCGAGGTCAGCGACCAGGTCATCGAGCACGCCCGCCTGGTCATCAAGCGCGGCAAGGCCGCCCGCGACCAGTGGCAGCAGTCCTTCGACGCCTGGCGCGCCGCCAACCCGCAGCGCGCCGCCGACTTCGACCGCATCGAGGCCGGCGAGCTGCCCGAGGGCTGGAAGAAGGCCATCCCCTCCTTCCCGGCCGGCAAGGACGTCGCCACCCGCAAGGCCTCCGGCGACACCCTCAAGGCGATCGGCGCGGTGATCCCGGAGCTGTGGGGCGGCTCGGCCGACCTCGCCGAGTCCAACCTCACCACCATCGACGAGGAAAGCTCCTTCCTCCCCGACGGCAACCCGCTGAAGACGGCCTCCCCGTACGGCCGCACGATCCACTTCGGCATCCGCGAGCACGCCATGGGCTCGACCATGAACGGCATCGCCCTGCACGGCAGGACCCGCGTGTACGGCGGCACCTTCCTGGTCTTCGCCGACTACATGCGCCCGGCCGTCCGCCTGGCCGCGCTGATGAAGCTGCCGGTCACCTACGTCTGGACGCACGACTCGATCGGTCTCGGCGAGGACGGCCCGACCCACCAGCCGGTCGAGCACCTGGCCTCGCTGCGCGCCATCCCGGGCCTGGCCATGGTCCGCCCGGCCGACGCCAACGAGACGGCCGTCGCCTGGCGCACCATCGTCGAGCGCCACACCAGCCACCCCGGCCCGGTCGGCCTGGCCCTGACCCGCCAGGGCGTCCCGACCTTCGACCGCGAGGTCTTCGGCTCCGCCGAGGGCACCGCGAAGGGCGGCTACGTCCTGGCCGAGGCCTCCACCGGCGACCCGCAGGTGATCCTGCTCGGCACCGGTTCCGAGGTCCAGCTGGCCGTCAAGGCCCGCGAGGTGCTGGAGGCCGAGGGCATCGCGACCCGCGTGGTCTCGCTGCCGTCCTTCGAGTGGTTCCAGGAGCAGGACCAGGCCTACCGCGACAGCGTGCTGCCGCCGTCGGTCAAGGCCCGCGTCTCGGTCGAGGCCGGCATCGCCCAGGGCTGGCGCGAGCTGGTCGGCGACCACGGCCGGATCGTCTCGCTGGAGCACTTCGGTGCCTCCGCCGACTACAAGGTGCTCTTCGAGGAGTTCGGCATCACCGCCGAGCGCGTGGTGGCAGAGGCCCACAACGCCCTGCGCTCCCTCGAAGCCGTCAACCGCTAGCACCCCAGGGCCGCGTACTCGCCCGCACGCGGGTACGCGGCCCCTCTGACTACCCCACGAAGCAGAAGAGCAAGGGACTGAAGCACCATGACTGACGCACTGAAGCGCCTCAGCGACGAAGGCGTTGCGATCTGGCTGGACGACCTCAGCCGCAAGCGGCTGAACTCCGGCAACCTGGCCGAACTGGTGCAGAACAAGCACGTGGTGGGCGTCACCACCAACCCGACCATCTTCCAGAAGGCGATCGCCGGCAGCGGCGACGACTCCTACGACGGCCAGCTGCGCGACCTCGCCGTCCGCAAGGTCACCACCGACGAGGCGATCCGCATGATCACCACCTCCGACGTGCGCGACGCGGCCGACGTGCTGCGCCCGGTCTACGACGCCTCCAACGGCCGCGACGGCCGGGTCTCCATCGAGGTCGACCCGCGCCTGGCGCACGAGACCGCCGCCACCGTGGCCGAGGCCAAGCAGCTGTGGTGGCTGGTCGACCGCCCGAACGTCTTCATCAAGATCCCCGCCACCAAGGCCGGCCTGCCCGCGATCAGCGAGGTCATCGGCAAGGGCATCAGCGTCAACGTCACGCTGATCTTCTCGCTGGAGCGCTACAAGGCCGTCATCGACGCCTACCTGACCGGCCTGGAGACCGCCAAGGCCAAGGGCCTGGACCTCTCCCAGATCGAGTCGGTCGCCTCCTTCTTCGTCTCCCGCGTGGACACCGAGATCGACAAGCGCCTGGACAAGATCGGCGGCGACGCCAAGAACCTCCGCTCCAAGGCCGCCCTGGCCAACGCCCGCCTCGCCTACCAGGCGTACGAGGAGGTCTTCGGCAGCGTCGACGGCAAGACCGCCGGCAGTGCCCGTTGGCTCTCCCTGGAGGCCGCCGGCGCCAAGCCGCAGCGCCCGCTGTGGGCCTCCACCGGCGTCAAGGACCCGGCCCTGCCGGACACCCTGTACGTCACCGAGCTGGTCGCCCCCGGCACCGTCAACACCATGCCCGAGGCGACCCTGGACGCCACCGGCGACCACGGCGTGGTGACCGGCAACACCATCGTCCCCAACTACGCCGACGCCAAGGCCGTGCTGGACGCGATCGCCGCCGCCGGCGTGGACTACGACGACGTCGTCCAGGTCCTGGAGGACGAGGGCGTCGAGAAGTTCGAGCAGTCCTGGAACGAGCTGCTCGACACCGTCACCGCCTCGCTCGCCACCTTCGCCGACGAGAAGTGACCCCTGCTCACAGCCAGCGCACGAAAGCGGAGCCCATCAAGTGAGCACTGATTTCCCCGAGTTGACATCGGATTCGGACGCGGACGACCTCCCGCCCACCCCCGTCAACCCGCTTCGTGACCCCTCCGACCGACGGCTCCCGCGCATCGCGGGGCCGTCCGGTCTGGTCATCTTCGGGGTCACCGGCGACCTGTCCCGCAAGAAGCTGATGCCGGCCATCTACGACCTGGCCAACCGCGGTCTGCTTCCGCCGGGCTTCTCCCTCGTCGGCTTCGCCCGCCGCGAGTGGGACGACGAGGACTTCGCCAAGGAGGTCCACGACGCCGTCCGGGACCACGCCCGCACCCCGTTCCGGGAGGAGGTGTGGCAGCAGCTCGCCAAGGGCATGCGCTTCATCCACGGCACCTTCGACGACGACGAGGCCTTCGACAAGCTGCGCGAGACCATCGTGGAGCTGGACAAGGCCCAGGGCACCGGCGGCAACTTCGCCTTCTACCTGTCCGTCCCGCCGAAGTTCTTCCCGACGGTCGTCCAGCAGCTCAAGAAGCACGGCCTGGCCGACCCGCCGCAGGGCTCCTGGCGCCGCGCCGTCATCGAGAAGCCCTTCGGCCACGACCTGGAGAGCGCGCAGGAGCTCAACAAGGTCGTCCACGAGGTCTTCCCCCGGGACGAGGTCTTCCGGATCGACCACTACCTGGGCAAGGAGACGGTCCAGAACATCCTGGCGCTGCGCTTCGCCAACCAGATGTTCGAGCCGATCTGGAACCGGTCGTACGTCGACCACGTGCAGATCACCATGGCCGAGGACATCGGCATCGGCGGCCGGGCCGGCTACTACGACGGCATCGGCTCCGCCCGTGACGTCATCCAGAACCACCTGCTGCAGCTGATGGCGCTCACCGCCATCGAGGAGCCGGCGTCCTTCCACCCGAAGGCGCTGGTGGCCGAGAAGCTCAAGGTGCTCAGCGCCGTCAAGCTCCCGACCGACCTCGGCAAGCACACCGTGCGCGGCCAGTACGCGGCCGGCTGGCAGGGCGGCGAGGAGGTCGCCGGATACCTGGACGAGGAGGGGATCAACCCCGACTCCAAGACCGACACCTACGCGGCCATCAAGCTGGAGATCAACAACCGCCGCTGGGCGGGCGTCCCGTTCTACCTGCGCACCGGCAAGCGCCTGGGCCGCCGGGTCACCGAGATCGCGGTCGTCTTCCAGCGCGCCCCGTACCTGCCCTTCGACTCCT
The genomic region above belongs to Streptomyces sp. 1331.2 and contains:
- the tal gene encoding transaldolase, with translation MTDALKRLSDEGVAIWLDDLSRKRLNSGNLAELVQNKHVVGVTTNPTIFQKAIAGSGDDSYDGQLRDLAVRKVTTDEAIRMITTSDVRDAADVLRPVYDASNGRDGRVSIEVDPRLAHETAATVAEAKQLWWLVDRPNVFIKIPATKAGLPAISEVIGKGISVNVTLIFSLERYKAVIDAYLTGLETAKAKGLDLSQIESVASFFVSRVDTEIDKRLDKIGGDAKNLRSKAALANARLAYQAYEEVFGSVDGKTAGSARWLSLEAAGAKPQRPLWASTGVKDPALPDTLYVTELVAPGTVNTMPEATLDATGDHGVVTGNTIVPNYADAKAVLDAIAAAGVDYDDVVQVLEDEGVEKFEQSWNELLDTVTASLATFADEK
- the zwf gene encoding glucose-6-phosphate dehydrogenase codes for the protein MTSDSDADDLPPTPVNPLRDPSDRRLPRIAGPSGLVIFGVTGDLSRKKLMPAIYDLANRGLLPPGFSLVGFARREWDDEDFAKEVHDAVRDHARTPFREEVWQQLAKGMRFIHGTFDDDEAFDKLRETIVELDKAQGTGGNFAFYLSVPPKFFPTVVQQLKKHGLADPPQGSWRRAVIEKPFGHDLESAQELNKVVHEVFPRDEVFRIDHYLGKETVQNILALRFANQMFEPIWNRSYVDHVQITMAEDIGIGGRAGYYDGIGSARDVIQNHLLQLMALTAIEEPASFHPKALVAEKLKVLSAVKLPTDLGKHTVRGQYAAGWQGGEEVAGYLDEEGINPDSKTDTYAAIKLEINNRRWAGVPFYLRTGKRLGRRVTEIAVVFQRAPYLPFDSYATEELGQNALVIRVQPDEGVTVRFGSKVPGTSFEVRDVTMDFAYGESFTESSPEAYERLILDVLLGDANLFPRHQEVELSWQILDPIEKYWDAHGKPAQYAAGTWGPVEADEMLARDGRSWRRP
- the tkt gene encoding transketolase encodes the protein MSTAPTNAFEWTDLDERTVDTARVLAMDAVQKVGNGHPGTAMSLAPAAYLIFQRFLRHDPTDPSWVGRDRFVLSPGHTSLTLYTQLYLSGYGLELDDLKAFRVAGSRTPGHPEHGHTAGVETTTGPLGQGIANAVGMAMAARYERGLFDPEAPAGESPFDHTIWAIVSDGDLEEGISAEASSLAGHQQLGNLVALYDDNHISIEGDTETAFSEDVLKRYEAYGWHVQRVTPKSNGDIDVAALAEALAAAKAETSRPSMIAMRTIIAWPAPDAQNTAKAHGSALGAAEIAATKKVLGFDPEKTFEVSDQVIEHARLVIKRGKAARDQWQQSFDAWRAANPQRAADFDRIEAGELPEGWKKAIPSFPAGKDVATRKASGDTLKAIGAVIPELWGGSADLAESNLTTIDEESSFLPDGNPLKTASPYGRTIHFGIREHAMGSTMNGIALHGRTRVYGGTFLVFADYMRPAVRLAALMKLPVTYVWTHDSIGLGEDGPTHQPVEHLASLRAIPGLAMVRPADANETAVAWRTIVERHTSHPGPVGLALTRQGVPTFDREVFGSAEGTAKGGYVLAEASTGDPQVILLGTGSEVQLAVKAREVLEAEGIATRVVSLPSFEWFQEQDQAYRDSVLPPSVKARVSVEAGIAQGWRELVGDHGRIVSLEHFGASADYKVLFEEFGITAERVVAEAHNALRSLEAVNR